A DNA window from Augochlora pura isolate Apur16 chromosome 9, APUR_v2.2.1, whole genome shotgun sequence contains the following coding sequences:
- the LOC144474845 gene encoding lipase member H-like, which produces MPNLRFAVILAINCFILRPTASLSILDTIRIKLYLREPNANASSNNYDGSHYKEVCLGQAADLVKFMDLEKETLIHIHGYLQSTDTVDVVHLIQGYLVGTNYNVLAVDYRNITYLAYYQSVLLVNPVATVLVQSINDMVVGGMNETKLILSGFSLGSQVCGSIGRKLPFKLPKIIAGDPAALGFYFLEPSISASDALCVQCIHTDMGNYGHSGPCGHLDFYPNGGVRQQPGCQCNIVIHDRKTPQCLFQELISACSHKRADEYMAEAARNADAFPSVECNSWDDFKDGNCDRNVTIPMGYAAPCSVAGKFYLQTNSKSPFSRGRNGTVYDRSIE; this is translated from the exons ATGCCAAACTTACGATTCGCAGTCATTTTAgcaattaattgtttcattttacgaC CGACGGCTTCGTTATCAATCCTTGACACAATAAGGATCAAGCTCTATTTGAG AGAACCTAATGCCAATGcttcttctaataattatgatGGAAGTCATTATAAAGAAGTGTGTTTGGGACAAGCAGCGGATCTTGTCAAATTCATGGATTTGGAAAAGGAAACGTTGATCCACATTCATGGCTACCTACAATCGACGGATACCGTCGACGTTGTTCATTTAATCCAag GTTATTTGGTTGGCACCAATTACAACGTCCTCGCAGTGGATTATAGGAATATCACATACTTAGCCTACTATCAGTCAGTCCTTCTCGTTAACCCTGTAGCCACAGTTTTGGTTCAAAGTATAAATGACATGGTTGTAGGTGGAATGAATGAAACTAAACTGATACTCTCTGGATTTTCTCTGGGTTCTCAAGTCTGCGGATCCATCGGCCGCAAACTGCCCTTCAAACTTCCAAAGATAATAG CTGGGGATCCTGCCGCACTTGGTTTTTACTTTTTGGAGCCATCGATATCTGCATCGGACGCGCTCTGCGTTCAATGTATCCATACAGATATGGGTAATTACGGACATTCTGGACCGTGCGGTCACTTGGATTTCTATCCGAATGGCGGAGTCAGGCAACAGCCTGGTTGTCAGTGTAACATAGTAATTCACGACAGAAAAACACCTCAATGTCTATTCCAAG AACTCATAAGCGCATGCAGTCACAAGAGGGCTGACGAGTACATGGCAGAAGCTGCGAGGAACGCGGACGCGTTTCCCAGCGTGGAATGTAACAGTTGGGACGATTTCAAGGATGGCAATTGCGATCGTAACGTCACAATACCTATGGGATACGCTGCACCATGCTCAGT TGCAGGCAAATTCTACCTCCAAACGAATAGCAAGTCTCCGTTTTCGAGAGGACGGAATGGTACAGTCTACGATCGGtcaatagaataa
- the LOC144475199 gene encoding uncharacterized protein LOC144475199 encodes MSNAFKVSMLLWICIDVHCQMQWYEQSRQSYFNYKSLDNKPSDSANDDSEARIAPRIGLKWPFSLQNGIKATPRPPSTEDNGVPNDKFLSPGSISNKEQVGPAPSCDGTTFCEDVSSYPTKLVNDAITRQNLPHYRSVDGVDINFRLEVLAESLCISNEKVVYPRTAETEDNQWLYVVNHPNYTQGVRIETCSTEGASCKLIQDFATGYVTFCAQKYIYRELAAYKDGMIKQELFRFPANCCCQVEFVGTSQRLSSNRSYIPFNAENGARTVNRADSI; translated from the exons ATGAGTAATGCCTTCAAAGTGTCGATGCTCCTGTGG ATTTGTATCGACGTCCATTGTCAGATGCAATGGTACGAGCAGTCACGTCAAAGTTACTTTAATTACAAAAGCCTTGACAACAAACCTTCAGACTCTGCTAACGACGACTCCGAAGCTCGAATCGCTCCACGAATTGGCTTGAAGTGGCCTTTCAGCCTACAAAACGGAATTAAGGCGACGCCGCGACCTCCAAGCACCG AGGACAACGGGGTACCGAATGACAAGTTTCTCTCTCCTGGCAGTATATCAAATAAAGAACAAGTTGGCCCAGCACCTTCTTGCGATGGAACAACGTTCTGCGAGGATGTTTCAAGTTACCCCACAAAATTGGTGAACGACGCGATTACGAGACAAAATCTTCCGCATTACAGAAGCGTCGACGGA GTTGATATCAATTTCCGATTGGAAGTTCTTGCCGAGTCTCTTTGCATATCCAAT GAGAAAGTCGTGTACCCGAGGACAGCAGAAACGGAGGACAATCAATGGTTATACGTCGTCAACCATCCCAATTATACTCAAGGAGTACGCATCGAGACGTGCAG CACGGAGGGCGCGTCATGCAAGCTTATACAAGATTTCGCGACCGGGTACGTCACATTTTGCGCCCAGAAATACATTTACCGCGAGCTCGCGGCATACAAGGACGGCATGATCAAGCAGGAACTTTTCCGATTTCCGGCAAATTGCTGTTGCCAGGTCGAATTCGTTGGCACTTCGCAGCGTCTGAGCTCGAATCGATCGTATATACCCTTTAACGCTGAAAACGGTGCACGCACGGTTAATAGAGCCGACTCGATTTAA
- the LOC144475200 gene encoding uncharacterized protein LOC144475200 — protein MILESILSCSYLLLTCESCIHTLIKHSHNEYQRLLPYFACACSGIAMIGARSVFVLMYKLFIKEYAFDPVVIELEEKLNKEKPNLLDNILGSLSVTTLIYSLYCHHKYYVLGACIITGLSIADFVKLWTSTTQPQDDDTQLYSIPPERILYTSRSTTLVEVIVTGHFAYIVGNNYALVATYPYLLANWAVPPEGFYQAWTIERTINDYMMMAYLIFMTEALRQTFGP, from the exons ATGATAttggaatcaattttatccTGTTCGTATTTGTTGTTAACTTGCGAATCCTGCATCCACACGTTAATAAAGCATTCACACAATGAATACCAGAGGCTTCTCCCATATTTCGCGTGCGCGTGCAGCGGTATCGCGATGATCGGCGCACGATCCGTGTTCGTACTTAtgtataaactatttattaagGAATATG CTTTCGATCCAGTGGTGATAGAACTGGAAGAGAAACTGAACAAAGAGAAGCCTAATTTGTTGGACAATATTCTCGGCAGTCTCAGTGTGACCACTTTAATCTATTCTCTATATTGCCATCACAAATATTACGTTCTCGGTGCGTGCATTATAACCGGTTTATCGATCGCCGATTTCGTTAAATTATGGACATCGACTACACAACCACAA GACGATGATACGCAACTGTATAGCATTCCTCCCGAAAGGATTCTATACACCTCGAGGAGCACCACACTTGTCGAGGTGATTGTTACTGGACATTTcgc ataCATAGTAGGTAATAATTACGCGTTAGTGGCCACTTATCCTTACCTTCTAGCGAACTGGGCCGTGCCACCGGAAGGATTTTACCAGGCATGGACTATAGAGCGAACGATCAACGATTACATGATGATGGCTTACTTGATATTTATGACAGAGGCGCTTCGTCAAACATTTGGTCCGTAA